In Helicoverpa armigera isolate CAAS_96S chromosome 22, ASM3070526v1, whole genome shotgun sequence, the genomic stretch TAAACTACCAGGGCTGCATAACTACACGTAGCTTTTACATAACACCAATGTACTGTTGATAGGCAAACAACTGCATCGCAATAGTGCATGTCTTTAGTTGTATAAGTAATTTTGCGTAACTATTtggttttaattacaattaacttTTGTTATATCTTCGTTTAATAGTATTTGATGCAAGCGACGAAGGAAAAAATAGTCACAATTCACAAAGGAATTCCTGACATATTCCTAAGTAGATCTTCTACAAATGTGCATCAAAAACCTCAGTATTTTTCCTCTATATTTGGACCTACAGCTTCTGATAAGGAATAAGGTTATTTCGGTCAGTATAATTCCGGCAAAACTAAAATAGAACTTGACTGATTGAAATACATAGTCCGATTATAGTTACCGGGGAACGTTTCTAGGCTTTATCTTCTTCACAAAATTGCTAAAACTGGATAAAAGAGTAACTAAGAAattctcccaactatgtagcTCATTTCTCGATAACGTACATACTGTTCTGGGACATAAAAGAGTCCCTGTTGGCACTTTGGTAGATACGGTATCAATACACAAACAGAAAGAGAAATTGTGTTGCTCTCCTGCTTACACTTGAGGTATCTTTGGGACAATTTTGCTGGAAGGAGCTGTTATCAAATTATAGTAACAGTAAGACAATAACCTAATACAAAAGTGAACGCGTTACGATCAATACATTATTAGTAAATAACAGTTTGTTCAATTTAGTTTTCGTGTTGAATTTTAATTCGACCTTGTGTTTCAATTTGTAATCGATTGTTTATTTTCCCAATAGACTCGTTATTTCTGAAGTATTAGCATTCTGCGTGATAATGTACGTGTCTATGTCGGATGTGACGTGCCTCAATATCTCTGGCCTACTCGAGGTATTATGCGGATGGAGAGTAAATAGATGTTccttatttttcatcaaaattcatccaCCAGAGATcagttaaacattttattgctAGGATCTTAAAACTATGTTAATGGCTCATTAGTAGTCGGTTCAATAGGAAGCATCTTAATTGACCAGAACAACCTAGTTGGCACATGAATGCGATAGAAATGTCACTAGTCATACCTCATACCTACACGCATGTACGATTTTCGCGACTTTCCGTCAACTTTCTATAAGAAATCGAAGTGTACTGTTAACTGTTTGCAATGCTGACCGGAACTTTTTGGCACCATTCCATAATATTTTCCCTCTCTTATGTCTTTTATTGTCATCTTTATTAACCAGTTCTTTTTCTTTGTTCCCAGGTGGTAGTACCGTCAACCAGCGAGATGGGTGACCGAGAGCGGTACCGCGCGCCCCCCCAACCTGAACCGCCACCACACAGGGTCCGGGCTGCAGACCTGTATCCTCGGCTGAGGACGCACTATGATGAACCAGGCCTCGATGCTGGCTTCACGCCTATCTGCGGGGAGTTTGTGCAGGTGAGGTACTAGGAGTGCATGGGGTTGAAGAGGTTTATTATTCTTTTGAGTAGTTTTAGTATTTGCAGCTCGATGAAAGGAAGAACTTTCAAATGAGTAAGGCTCAGTGTGCATTGTCTGATGATAATGTGACCATGTACTGCACATAATTTctacaaatgtatttattttattattagtacatTTATCTACAGGGAAAATTGCAAggttttgtaatgtttatttatacagaaaattatgtttaatcGTCTCGACTGCAGGCAGACATGCACATGACGGCAATTCCACAATCAAACcacaatttgtttttgtaggtattttcggtaataacaacaaaactacAAGTTTACGGGAAACTACGAATTAAgcaatttgaaatgaaaattgttgTAATCGTACTTTAATAGTACGTTTAGTTTACCTTCATAAACAGCAAATACATGGTGTACGGTATTGTTACCCAACATAATTACACAGTCGTCGCAACCTTTTCAATAGACATGACGTCTTAATGATTCCTTGACAAATGTGCTTACAAACACACGTAAACAGTTGTATTTCCTCGTACAAAGTCCgagttaataattaattagcaaAATAGCAACAAACAGATATGGCACGCACATGATATTAAGTAACTAATACGCCTAGTGGCCTGAAAGGTCAGCGGGTCGAATGCATCGGGTTGAACGAACCGCAATGACGTTCCGATAGTGTTTAGCTCCGTTCTAGTTCTGCATTCCTGGTAGGTCGTTGACTGCGCGTTATCAGCCCAAAGCGTGCACTTATGACGGTGATATGAAAATTGCAGCTTTGCGAAACTAGACTAGCTATACATGTGCTTATGTCAAGTGGGGCATGACTCGGGAAAATGTTATCGCGCCGTAGCACGTGATAAATACTATCATGAATGCTACTTTGTAAGACTGAAAATACTTCTTTATTTCTTGTAAATTAAAGAATAGCTTTGATtacctattttaaattttataaaacactatTTAGATGTTCCTTGCATTCTTTTGACGTCATACACTCAAACAAAAAATCAGGACCATGATCCAAAAaccatcttcatcatcatcctccgagcctttttcccaactatattgggatCAAATATCCAAAAACCGTCTTCCTAGAGCCAATATTGGGACCATCTTGTAGCTTCATGTGCATTAAACAGAttttatcatttgatttttttctatCCCACTAGGTAATACAATCTTTTGTTGGCAGTGGGTTGGTCGCACGGCGGACGGTGGTACTATCGCCATGTCGAACTATCGATTGCATGTGCAACCGCGCCGACGCAACGGGCCCGGTGCATCCATTCCCTTGCGGCTCATCGATGCGCTGGAGATCAGGGATCTGCTGCACTTGATCGTGCTGTGTAAAAATGGAAGACAACTCAAGTAAGTGTGGCTTGAATAGCTGTATTTTTGAGCTGGTCGAAGTGGGCCTACCAATGATGTAGTATGACTAGGAGCGGTGTAAATGCCACCTCTTCGCCTTGCTGTAGTCAGCATCGTTCGTTGCTAGTATTTCTTTTTCTCCTCTTAATATTGCCTTTAAACTAATTAATACTCCCGAGGCCTATGGGCAATTCAATTGAGATGACAATCACAATTGAATTGCCCATGGACACTTATGTACAAGTTAAAACACGGTTTAACACAAGTACTGATTAGATTACTTctcaaaagtattttataatttgtactCACTTATCTAGTGTTTACATACAAAGTGACATTCATAACACGGTGgtaaaaacatgttaaaattaTCTTGTTTGGCCATAAAATGTGCTAAGTGTTCTTCAATGTTTAAGATTCACACTTATCtcgataattttatgaattcatGGACTATCTTGGCCTAGTGACTGCAAGCTACATAAGCATCATTATTTTCATGAATTTAAATCTTACGTTCTTGCAAACGATGTTCCTGTCAAGAAAATACTAAATATTCCGATCTCTTCTTCTGCAAATTATAAGCAGGCACAGCTCTGATTTACATTTCGAGGAAAATAAGGCTGGTGATAATTTTATATCTcatttgaaaaacaatatatgtatttgtatataaaCTATCATCGGACACGGAATGTATGTCGATTATTGATTTAGTCCCGATTACACCAAAACTAGTGTAACAATCGATAAACAAACATAGCGACTAAAGAAAGCGGACATGTAAAATTTTCCTTCAATAATAAGATAAAGATGTTTAAACTAATGTTTATTATCTACTTGTTGCCACCTATATGTAAACtagtacatacaattttataacatGATACggttattacattatttttgggAATGCCCGATGTAGTTCAGAGTTCACGCCAAATATGTCATCATACCTCTTCGTATTTACTGGGACTCTAGTCAGTAAATAACCATATATATTTTGTTCTAGATGCTCATTCAACACTGGGGATCAATGTATTGAATGGTGGAGGCGGCTGAATACCGCTCTCGCCCCCATAGGATCTGTTCAGGAAACCTTCGCTGCAGCATACGCAGCGTGGGCGAAAGAACAGCCACCAACGTCTGTGCATAGAGAATTAATGAGGGCATCACAATCTCCTCAAAGGCACTGGTTCGGCCCTGAAGTGAGTATCTCTTCCCTACTTCTGAACGCCTAGTACTTTGTTGCGAGACGACTTTCTCTTTCATTGTTGTGATTTCATACTTGTCAACAAAGTAGTCTTTGTGATTTCTGATTGCCTAGTACTACTTTCATTCAAATATGCTACAACTCATTCCTTAATTGGGCAACGAATACTTTTCCCGGTGAaggttgtttgttttatttgttcgtAATGGACCTGTTGCGTCCCACAGGTGGAGCGTCTCGGCTTCACTTCTAAGGGCGCGTGGCGGGTGACGGCAGCTAACGCGGAGTACAAGTTGTGCCCCTCGTACCCACCTCTCATCGTGGTGCCCGCCTCTATCTGTGATGAAGACCTCGACTCTGTAGCTCGGTATGTTAAACTTATTTTCGTAGCCATTTTATATAACCGCAGCGTTTTTCCGCGAAGGAAGTGTGCAAATACATTTTATAGTATTATTTTGGCTGACGCACAGAAATCAACAAAATCGTCTGCACAGTTCACTTTATGAGCTCCCGTGACCttctatgtttttattaatttatcgatCAATACGcgtatttgaaaaaagaaagtGCAGAAAGAAAGCAATTCACTTGAGAACAGTCATGTCGTTCGTTTATTTCTTCACCATCTATGTACCCCAAACTCCTCAAACCACTTACTTGTGTAAACATATAGTATTTCAATGTCAATTTTTTCCCAGGTTCCGAGCAATGCGTCGCATCCCGGCAGTGGTATGGCGGCACCGTGCTAACGGCGCCGTGATTGCGCGCTCGTCGCAGCCCGAAGTGGGCTGGCTCGGCTGGCGCTCTAGCGAAGATGAGCGTCTACTGGCCGCCTTCGTCAGCGCCTGCAATGCCGACCGGGGAATGCAGCCGCCTAACAACAATAAGGTAACTACTTGCTACTTCTGCTGCCCTAGTACTTTTTGTGGGAAATTGGTAGCGTCTGCCGATTTTAAGAAGTTTTTTACCGAGAGGATAGGTATTAAAACGTATTTACCACCTccctacaaataattttaataatgtctCTCTTCTAAGTTCATGTATAGGAATTCAAAATTACATACTTTATAGCTATCATAAATACTTAATCGTAAAGAAAACAGCTTACCACAATAATGCAGCCCTAGTACAACATCAATATTAATTGACACATGCCATTAGTTCCGATAGTAATATAAATAGAACTGTGATGTCAGGAAGTACgtgcttattaatattttattgcttatttacttattacttaGAAGCAATAAGTGTCGAAGTAACCCACGCACGTCAATAAACGTAATTTACTATCCAGGAAATTTTATTGAACGCgttaataatattaactttGTAAGTGCTTACGCCAAGCAATCATCGAAGTAAaagtattttactaaaatcaatACTATACAATAAGTTTATGTTGTTCTAAATTGCTGCCAATTCATATATGGTTGGCTCAATTTATTCTCATACATAATATGATTCACTTTATCCGTCCTCATCTCAGTCCCTTTTTAGTAAGCCTCTTTTTTACTTAGCCATAAAAATGTGCAGAGTAATAAGACGCGCTTTCACGTGATGCCATACCTAAAACGGAATTCATAAAGAATCCCTATTTGTCCACCTGTTAAGGCAATCGCcatagcatttttatttttattgtcaaattCAGCAACGTATTTTAACAAAGTTACTTCGTTTCTTATACTTTTTTCTTTCCACTTGGCCATATTTTCTTCCTCAAAATAACATCAATAACTGCTTctcgcgatttcacccgcattccgGAGAAACTTCTTCCTTCacccaaataaaatttacagCCTGACACCCGAAGATAGTAGCTTTCAAACATTGAGAGAACTAACAAATTGTTACAGTagcgtttaagcaaacaaatgCTACTGCCATCCCCAATCTTGTCCTCTTTAGatttaaaaactaacttttttgTTCCAGCAACTAAAACTCCTTATCGTGGACGCTCGTTCGTACGCGTCTGCCGTGACGAACCGCGCCCGCGGCGGCGGCTGCGAATGTCAACAGTACTATCCGGCTGCTGATATCCAGTTCATGTGCCTGCCCAACATCCATCACGTGAGGAGGAGCTTCCAGCAGATGAGGGCGCTGGCTGCCGAGCCGAGTGATCAGGCCAAGTGAGTATTATATAAATCAGCGCTATTTGTTAGTAGGTGGTAtggttcatataaaaaaaactgtcttcATCAACCAATTTAGAATTCTTCATCTTGTccttataccaattttatttgtggcgtatgttttctttttcaatactCTTATTCCTTCTGTCATTTCACTAGAAACATAAGTTAGGTTAAAGAAAGCTTTTTGGGTAAGCCAACTTTTAGGCAAAACTCTCCCGTAATGTATACTTATACCATATCTCCCGGGCCTTTTCTGTTTGATCTAGTTTCTATGTTCCTACAGGTTTCTCCtatttttgcaccatttttattagctttatattatttaggtacagtTAGGTCCCATAGAATCgcaaaatatttagttaatgtaggtacgtaattAGTTGTCAGAGTAATCGATAACAGGATGCCGTGGGATGTGGGTGGCGCTATTAAGGCGAGCCGCTAATGCAGTCGCGAGGACATAGCTTATCTCGAGCACGTCGGTTTTGGTGAACAGTAGAATGCGGGACATTATCAGTTTCAGAGTGATAGTTAATTAATGAATAGCGAATTTACTCACATTTTATTCAATTCCCCACAAACAGTGGAGATATTGTGATAGGTGCTGTTCAAAGTCATCCTATGCCGGTCATCTAAACGAGACCGATTTGAGAATGCTACCAACTgactacatatacataatatgtacttctattacaatattataaagtggatttactttttatttatctgcATTGAATAGGGtgccgaaactactgaaccgatgtattatttcactgttgaaaagctacatcAACCCCAgccaataattaagaattttcaCGAAAAACAGCCGATTTCCTACATAAGTTAATCACACGTACATTAAAACTCTAGAATCTACAAAATAGGTAATGTTTACGTTACGCGAATCTAGGTAGTATTACAATAGTTTTCGGTGTCAGTTGGCGCGGTGCCCGGCCGAgctcattgttggaaagctcgCAATATCTCTTCCGCAAACATTGCGCCGTCAAACGTATTTCATGAGGcccattttacttttaaatgtacGTATTTTAAGAAGCTTTAGTAAGAGTAAAATATATTCTGATTTAAtccgattttatttttgagtgtaCCTACAGCAGATGAAGGGCATTTTTTTTGGCAACGAAACCGACAGTATATTTTTTGATCAAGCTAATTAAAGTGGGTGTGTTCTCTAACTAATGTAGATCACACACAGCGGACGATTTATTAGCCgagatatttagaaaataaaatccaCTCGTTTTTTTTGTCTGAGAAaactttcaatttaattattcttGTGTATGTGGACTTAACACTTTTGATTCTTACATACATTAATCAGATATACTCGTACATTCTTGGATATTACTTGAAAACGACTTGTGCCACTATTTCTTACACAATTTTCTTGCATTCTTTTTTATAAACCTGTTCGAAGTGTGGAACAGTTATTCACCAAAAAAAGTATTACTATACACTACTACTGAGTACAAATAAGAACTGCTACTAATGTAAACTACAAAAAGCTACTTTCATATCATCCCCCGAACCTTAGATACTTtgacctagaatcgaacccacacactcatatttgagaggttggttcatATTATCAATGAAAATATAACACCATTCTCCCTTCCAGCTGGCACAGCAACCTAGAACGCACACTATGGCTGCAATACGTCTCCGGCGTGGTCCGAGCAGCCAGCGTGGTGGCCCGAGCGGCTGCGGCGGCGCGGCCCGTGCTGGTCCACTGTTCTGATGGCTGGGACCGCACGCCGCAGATCGTGGCCGCCGCACAGTTGATATTGGACCCTTACTATAGGACTTTGGAGGTCAGTATGATATCACATTTCGTTTAGATACCTTTCTGAATGGTCAAAAATTCATCGCCAACGAAAACACTTTTGGCCAGTTTCACCAGTTACTGATAGTCTCGGATAGCCTATTAGGAACTTATCTATCggataaattataactttttatttcttatttggCAAAAATGATACACAGCCTTTATCTGGTAGAGAGCCACTTTTTGGGCAACGAGTAATTTCCCACCTTTCATAGGAATCCCCCTACTTATACCAGGAGAGCATACCACGCGAGGAGTACTTACATAACTTTGTTGGCGATCACATAATTTTCTCCACAACTTATAACACCCACACTGCTCTTTAGACGTATGAACTCCTAGTACCTTTGATGCAAATTTCTATCTATTCCTCAGGGTTTCCGCATCCTAATCGAGCGCGAATGGCTGGACTTCGGCCACAAGTTCGCAGACCGGTGTGGACATCAGTTCGGTCCTGAAGATCCTAACGAACGCTCGCCTATATTCCTTCAGTGGCTCGATGTCGTACACCAGATGATGTTGCAGTTTCCCTGCAGTTTTGAGTTCAATGAGGCTTATTTGGTAAGTAGGAGAATTTTTTGTACTAATTAATTGGTAGAATGACAAAGGAACTTCAAACTTATCTTGAACACGACAAAATTTCATATTGGCAAAGGATTTATTGAGAATTGCATTAGAGACTGAAATTTGGGATCCCTTCGCGGGATACCGTAGCATGTCGCAACATGACTAGGAAAACAGAAGAGAAAGAGAGAGAAACAAAAGTATCTATGTAAGAGGCACATGTGCACTGACTGGTAGTAAAATCCTCTGCCATCCCCAGTGCTTGCTAAAATTCGTTTCTAAGATTACATAAATCTTTCTTCCACACAGATAAAGCTAGGCACACACGTGCACTCGTGCATGTTCGGCACGTTCCTGTGCAACACGGGGCGCGAGCGCGCGGACTGTCGCACGGGTGACGTCACGCCGCACGTCTGGCATTTGCTGCAAGCGCCCGCCTATAGGAACCATCTGTACTCGCCGCATCAGCTTGATCAGGTATGTTGTCCTAGTACTTCGTGCACTCGTGTATGTTCGGCACGTTCCTGTGCAACACGGGGCGCGAGCGCGCGGACTGCCGCACGGGTGACGTCACGCCGCACGTCTGGCATCTGCTGCAAGCGCCCGCCTACAGGAACCATCTGTACTCGCCGCATCAGCTTGATCAGGTATGTTGTCCTAGTACTTCTGTACGGTAACGACGAAGGGaattttccatttttatttgtttgtgttacCTAAAGAAGTGCAAAGGGTCAAAGCAAGCGTAGTTGTCTAATCTCCTGGAAAATGCTAATGTCCTGGTAATTGCAAGTCCTACGAATGAAAGTTACACAGGcttgtaatttcaattttaaaagttttttgatgcTTTTTGATTCCACGTGATTTCCGCTCAGACAGCTTGTGTACAGAGACCTatttgttattctgatgtataagctacaGTACTGCCAAGTTTCAGCATTCATATCGAGTCACAAACTTCGCCTTTATAAATATAAGTGTGAAAATCCTTACATTATCTAACCAGCCCATGTTCCCCACAGCAAGCGATCTGGCCGGAGTACTCGGTGCGGTCGATGTGCGTGTGGAGCGGCATGTTCTGCGCGTCCAGCCCGCGCGACGAGCCCAGGCACGACCAGCGACCAGACCTGCCGGCCGCTAGACCTAATCAGAACGGTAAGAGAGTTTTATACATCAGTGCCGAATAATTGTAGTACGTGATTACACTTTAGTGCAAAAAAATAGGGTTACCTAAGCAATTATGACTTTTGAGTTTGGTTCGCTTGCACAACAAACTGATGATTTTTGTTTCATACGTATCTATGTCcaagaaaatgtttaaaaaaagattaagaAGTTCTCTCAGAGACGTCATCGAATAACAgcattttgtttccataacggcAAGAGAATGCGTTTTTTTATCTTCAAATATTCTTCCTTAtactaaggcccaagttcataaaattattaaaagattttttgcgTTTAATTtccaaagtaaacagttgttgaTGGGAAAAGGCTTAAATCATCAAGTTATcataatctatttatttcagGCATGATGACAAAAACGAGATCATGTGACAACCTACTGAATGAAGGCGAGAAGCGTACAGCCCAGCGTCGATGTAGCGACCCGAGCCTAGCACCCGATGTTATGTAAGCCAAGCCTTTCTAAACCTTAACCCCTTTCTATAACCTATCCACCATTTAAAATGCGATCACagattcaattttgacaaaaactCCATACAATTGATGTCAATCTTTAATCTCTGATACTGGAATGAAtggataggttatagaaatctgcCGTTAGTAAATAAGTTAGTTAATGAAATAGATATTATTAGTGTCTTAACCATGTGAACGTTGcaataatatagttttaaggcgaggaagtggtcaacaataattccataaccggcacgcgcatctaaggcgccaaaaggggtcggagcgtctgagcggggcgaggataacaatacgcgcgctagcttataactaaaagtcgtaagcgacaaaatggttttgtaattttaatatttagaaatgataatttaataaaaattcctactaccattttaaagagtatgtatatactcaactactaaaaaagttaagaggcttaaatcggtcccgtttgcccataatatgtgaatctctttttaaaaagaggtatgtttgatatatttttctctgttataaaagttacctaatcatgtttctacaactaacaaaataaggcttatatcatgaactttcaggtaaccaagttgtattttgatccgttttgtatttactgagaaaaattgacatccttggcgccaaaaattccaattcgtcctcttaacatCCATTTGGGCCTTTTAATTTATCATCCTCATCCcgaaatattcatttttaatttacttacccTTTTCGTGGTTAAAGTGTGAATTGCATGTGAAAGTTGGTGTGGGGTTGTGGCAAAATGACTTGCTTATTTTAAAAGACTAAATAAATACCCATGGAAATCAGTTTCTTCTACATAGTTTGATGCACGGTAGGTGTatactttttttaagttattttatttagcacACGAAGAAAAGCCATGAAAAGTATTTTCGGGGCTgtctttttgtaaaatgtatctTAAAAAGTGCAATCAGATCTTTAGAACTGTTTTCTTAATACTTTCTTCAAGATACTTCTaccttttataattaatttaaagtgaaaaaaatgcaattgaAACCACATTATTTCCCATGTTAATGTCGATAACTAAGGTTGATTGTACTGGGGTTGCAGGAAGCTATCGATGGTAGTGAACAGCGAGTGCGAGAAGCGCGAGTGCCGCGCCGCGCTCACCGACAGCTGCGTCGACGACCTGCCCGTGCTGCCGCTCAACAGCGACAACTCTAGTGATACTGTGAGTTTACACTGTTAATTTTTAGATTATTAACATGTATATTGGGACCTGTACCACTGATGGCAACCTTCGTCCACactaaagaaaatgaaaattggcAATTTGCTAGCTGGAGAGCCAGGCAGTCTGCCCAAAGGGTAACTGgggtgaggaggtcagataggcagtcgctccttgtaacttACTTGggcgcatccggttagactggaagccgaccccaacatagttgggaaaaggctcgggagatctAGAGACATCCA encodes the following:
- the LOC110380624 gene encoding myotubularin-related protein 4 isoform X2, encoding MLINTFLDTEDFVHLYYPEDEPAAVQGCGAGARMASKYPPRPPSPEYSQVVVPSTSEMGDRERYRAPPQPEPPPHRVRAADLYPRLRTHYDEPGLDAGFTPICGEFVQWVGRTADGGTIAMSNYRLHVQPRRRNGPGASIPLRLIDALEIRDLLHLIVLCKNGRQLKCSFNTGDQCIEWWRRLNTALAPIGSVQETFAAAYAAWAKEQPPTSVHRELMRASQSPQRHWFGPEVERLGFTSKGAWRVTAANAEYKLCPSYPPLIVVPASICDEDLDSVARFRAMRRIPAVVWRHRANGAVIARSSQPEVGWLGWRSSEDERLLAAFVSACNADRGMQPPNNNKQLKLLIVDARSYASAVTNRARGGGCECQQYYPAADIQFMCLPNIHHVRRSFQQMRALAAEPSDQANWHSNLERTLWLQYVSGVVRAASVVARAAAAARPVLVHCSDGWDRTPQIVAAAQLILDPYYRTLEGFRILIEREWLDFGHKFADRCGHQFGPEDPNERSPIFLQWLDVVHQMMLQFPCSFEFNEAYLIKLGTHVHSCMFGTFLCNTGRERADCRTGDVTPHVWHLLQAPAYRNHLYSPHQLDQQAIWPEYSVRSMCVWSGMFCASSPRDEPRHDQRPDLPAARPNQNGMMTKTRSCDNLLNEGEKRTAQRRCSDPSLAPDVMKLSMVVNSECEKRECRAALTDSCVDDLPVLPLNSDNSSDTVDGLHPDHFENSTRLPRDIASGSSSLERELGGPITDKLIPDQVIDHVTSHNGDLDAGDLVAGDQVASVAGVASPDVDTPEEPPVFVCDTYTDVIGMAEAARESARTRNISITWRSISESSNQSSTGFEINEPRVEPPASRNTSHDSSPLDNHTSEDRTNHNVVTPINHTRENGVSNGTMNGIDDVATKFLEVDLNGGATSSSISSESEGEAATVPRRAAHAHSRARQASQLTLCPASPRRLACCHCERRASATSGIETSGSSGGSSEVWWCPTCGGVRCVCGVRCVCGAPAPGAGPALPRADPLDGLPPALDPLQARLHQIILYQKKVVEELSGQLREAREALRLSSPPAPAPPSAPHAATPTQKTSSGSGSVRGSGSSSGSASEVEVGEEARGVVWLPDSAAPRCQYCRNHFWLARRRHHCRRCGGIFCGSCSEMSSWGDCGSMRVCRRCRALR
- the LOC110380624 gene encoding myotubularin-related protein 4 isoform X1, whose amino-acid sequence is MQAIFVESRRVANRVFPCTEHFEVEKIYSICYYPSLTVVRILVGNFVPKQVVVPSTSEMGDRERYRAPPQPEPPPHRVRAADLYPRLRTHYDEPGLDAGFTPICGEFVQWVGRTADGGTIAMSNYRLHVQPRRRNGPGASIPLRLIDALEIRDLLHLIVLCKNGRQLKCSFNTGDQCIEWWRRLNTALAPIGSVQETFAAAYAAWAKEQPPTSVHRELMRASQSPQRHWFGPEVERLGFTSKGAWRVTAANAEYKLCPSYPPLIVVPASICDEDLDSVARFRAMRRIPAVVWRHRANGAVIARSSQPEVGWLGWRSSEDERLLAAFVSACNADRGMQPPNNNKQLKLLIVDARSYASAVTNRARGGGCECQQYYPAADIQFMCLPNIHHVRRSFQQMRALAAEPSDQANWHSNLERTLWLQYVSGVVRAASVVARAAAAARPVLVHCSDGWDRTPQIVAAAQLILDPYYRTLEGFRILIEREWLDFGHKFADRCGHQFGPEDPNERSPIFLQWLDVVHQMMLQFPCSFEFNEAYLIKLGTHVHSCMFGTFLCNTGRERADCRTGDVTPHVWHLLQAPAYRNHLYSPHQLDQQAIWPEYSVRSMCVWSGMFCASSPRDEPRHDQRPDLPAARPNQNGMMTKTRSCDNLLNEGEKRTAQRRCSDPSLAPDVMKLSMVVNSECEKRECRAALTDSCVDDLPVLPLNSDNSSDTVDGLHPDHFENSTRLPRDIASGSSSLERELGGPITDKLIPDQVIDHVTSHNGDLDAGDLVAGDQVASVAGVASPDVDTPEEPPVFVCDTYTDVIGMAEAARESARTRNISITWRSISESSNQSSTGFEINEPRVEPPASRNTSHDSSPLDNHTSEDRTNHNVVTPINHTRENGVSNGTMNGIDDVATKFLEVDLNGGATSSSISSESEGEAATVPRRAAHAHSRARQASQLTLCPASPRRLACCHCERRASATSGIETSGSSGGSSEVWWCPTCGGVRCVCGVRCVCGAPAPGAGPALPRADPLDGLPPALDPLQARLHQIILYQKKVVEELSGQLREAREALRLSSPPAPAPPSAPHAATPTQKTSSGSGSVRGSGSSSGSASEVEVGEEARGVVWLPDSAAPRCQYCRNHFWLARRRHHCRRCGGIFCGSCSEMSSWGDCGSMRVCRRCRALR
- the LOC110380624 gene encoding myotubularin-related protein 4 isoform X3; the encoded protein is MGDRERYRAPPQPEPPPHRVRAADLYPRLRTHYDEPGLDAGFTPICGEFVQWVGRTADGGTIAMSNYRLHVQPRRRNGPGASIPLRLIDALEIRDLLHLIVLCKNGRQLKCSFNTGDQCIEWWRRLNTALAPIGSVQETFAAAYAAWAKEQPPTSVHRELMRASQSPQRHWFGPEVERLGFTSKGAWRVTAANAEYKLCPSYPPLIVVPASICDEDLDSVARFRAMRRIPAVVWRHRANGAVIARSSQPEVGWLGWRSSEDERLLAAFVSACNADRGMQPPNNNKQLKLLIVDARSYASAVTNRARGGGCECQQYYPAADIQFMCLPNIHHVRRSFQQMRALAAEPSDQANWHSNLERTLWLQYVSGVVRAASVVARAAAAARPVLVHCSDGWDRTPQIVAAAQLILDPYYRTLEGFRILIEREWLDFGHKFADRCGHQFGPEDPNERSPIFLQWLDVVHQMMLQFPCSFEFNEAYLIKLGTHVHSCMFGTFLCNTGRERADCRTGDVTPHVWHLLQAPAYRNHLYSPHQLDQQAIWPEYSVRSMCVWSGMFCASSPRDEPRHDQRPDLPAARPNQNGMMTKTRSCDNLLNEGEKRTAQRRCSDPSLAPDVMKLSMVVNSECEKRECRAALTDSCVDDLPVLPLNSDNSSDTVDGLHPDHFENSTRLPRDIASGSSSLERELGGPITDKLIPDQVIDHVTSHNGDLDAGDLVAGDQVASVAGVASPDVDTPEEPPVFVCDTYTDVIGMAEAARESARTRNISITWRSISESSNQSSTGFEINEPRVEPPASRNTSHDSSPLDNHTSEDRTNHNVVTPINHTRENGVSNGTMNGIDDVATKFLEVDLNGGATSSSISSESEGEAATVPRRAAHAHSRARQASQLTLCPASPRRLACCHCERRASATSGIETSGSSGGSSEVWWCPTCGGVRCVCGVRCVCGAPAPGAGPALPRADPLDGLPPALDPLQARLHQIILYQKKVVEELSGQLREAREALRLSSPPAPAPPSAPHAATPTQKTSSGSGSVRGSGSSSGSASEVEVGEEARGVVWLPDSAAPRCQYCRNHFWLARRRHHCRRCGGIFCGSCSEMSSWGDCGSMRVCRRCRALR